The following proteins are co-located in the Streptomyces sp. NBC_00435 genome:
- a CDS encoding helix-turn-helix domain-containing protein: MDAVQQEATARARELQRSWYGEPLGALFRRLIDDLGLNQARLAAVLGLSAPMLSQLMSGQRAKIGNPAVVQRVQALQDLAGQVADGSVSAAEATDRMDEIKKTQGGSVLSNSTSQAATGSGAPTVKRVVREIQSLLRSVSAAGDIIDAADTLAPSHPELAEFLRVYGAGRTSDAVAHYEAHQN, encoded by the coding sequence GTGGACGCAGTACAGCAAGAGGCTACGGCCAGAGCCAGAGAACTTCAGCGCAGCTGGTACGGGGAGCCCCTCGGCGCACTCTTCCGCCGGCTCATAGATGACCTCGGCTTGAACCAGGCTCGCCTCGCTGCCGTCCTCGGGCTGTCGGCCCCGATGCTGTCCCAGCTGATGAGCGGGCAGCGGGCAAAGATCGGCAACCCCGCCGTGGTCCAGCGGGTGCAGGCTCTCCAGGATCTGGCCGGCCAGGTGGCCGACGGGAGCGTCAGTGCGGCAGAGGCGACCGACCGGATGGACGAGATCAAGAAGACCCAGGGAGGTTCCGTCCTCAGCAACAGCACCAGCCAGGCCGCCACCGGCTCCGGCGCACCCACCGTCAAGCGCGTCGTGCGCGAGATCCAGTCGCTGCTGCGCTCGGTCTCCGCGGCCGGCGACATCATCGACGCGGCGGACACCCTCGCCCCCAGCCACCCGGAACTGGCAGAGTTCCTCCGGGTGTACGGAGCGGGCCGCACGTCCGACGCGGTCGCGCACTACGAGGCCCACCAGAACTGA
- a CDS encoding isocitrate lyase/PEP mutase family protein — translation MTVEAKTTEKALRLRALGGGLLVLPNAWDAGSAAVIEAAGASAIATTSGGVAWSIGRGDGQQATRAEMLEAAARIVAAVDVPVTVDIEGGYEDVAATVREVVSLGAVGINLEDSKAAGGPLHTAAEQAGRIRAARAAAAGAGLPELVINARTDVFLFGIGEESGRLSDVLARIEAYAAAGADGIFVPGLLDLDTLGQIARGPLPVNVMAGPGGPSVAELAKAGVRRVSVGTGVAQAAYTAARTAAVEVLEQGTYEALAGPVLDYGTLNGLFVK, via the coding sequence ATGACCGTGGAAGCGAAGACCACCGAGAAGGCCCTGCGGCTGCGGGCCCTGGGTGGGGGACTGCTCGTTCTGCCCAATGCCTGGGACGCGGGGAGCGCGGCGGTGATCGAGGCGGCCGGGGCGTCGGCCATCGCCACCACCAGTGGGGGTGTGGCCTGGTCCATCGGGCGTGGGGACGGGCAGCAGGCGACGAGGGCGGAGATGCTGGAGGCGGCCGCGCGCATCGTCGCGGCCGTGGACGTGCCGGTCACCGTGGACATCGAGGGTGGCTACGAGGACGTCGCGGCCACCGTGCGCGAGGTCGTGTCGCTGGGGGCCGTCGGTATCAACCTGGAGGACTCGAAGGCGGCCGGCGGCCCGCTCCACACGGCGGCGGAGCAGGCCGGGCGGATCCGCGCCGCCCGGGCCGCGGCTGCCGGGGCCGGGCTGCCGGAGCTGGTGATCAACGCCCGTACCGATGTCTTCCTGTTCGGGATCGGCGAGGAGTCCGGCCGGCTGTCCGACGTGCTCGCCCGGATCGAGGCGTACGCGGCCGCGGGCGCCGACGGGATCTTCGTGCCGGGCCTGCTGGACCTGGACACCCTGGGCCAGATCGCGCGGGGGCCGCTGCCGGTCAACGTCATGGCGGGCCCGGGAGGTCCCTCCGTCGCCGAGCTGGCGAAGGCCGGGGTGCGGCGGGTCAGCGTCGGTACCGGGGTGGCGCAGGCGGCGTACACGGCGGCCCGTACCGCGGCCGTCGAGGTACTGGAGCAGGGAACTTACGAGGCACTGGCCGGCCCGGTGCTGGACTACGGCACGCTCAACGGTCTCTTCGTGAAGTAG
- a CDS encoding MFS transporter yields the protein MPAASASASAPAPAPASSPAPELDGSASAPASASASASASAGGPAAPRGARSRWAALGVLSTGMLMTVLDGSIVTVAMPAIQNDLGFTPAGLSWVVNAYLIAFGSLLLLAGRLGDLIGRKRMYLAGTGVFTGASLLAGFAGSPEVLIAARFLQGLGSAMASAVSLGILVTLFTEPRQRAKAIAVFSFTGAAGASLGQVLGGVLTDALDWHWIFFINLPIGLAALALALPALPSDRGLGLRAGADVLGAVLVTAGLMLGIYSVVEVERYGWSSAHTLGLGTLSLALLAGFTARQAKARTPLVPLRIFRSPTVVGANLVQMLMVAALFSFQILVALYLQNVLGYGASATGLAMLPAAVVIGAVSLFASAPLNARFGERRVLLAGLALLVAALGLLTRLPVRADYVTDLLPVMLLAAGFGLALPALTALGMSGSDERDAGLASGLFNTTQQIGMALGVAVLSTLAASRTDSLLGTGHGRAESLTSGYHLAFGIGAALLITALAVTAVLLRTGRRP from the coding sequence ATGCCTGCCGCTTCCGCCTCCGCCTCCGCTCCTGCTCCTGCTCCTGCCTCCTCCCCCGCGCCCGAACTCGATGGCTCCGCCTCCGCCCCCGCCTCCGCCTCCGCCTCCGCCTCCGCCTCCGCCGGTGGCCCGGCCGCACCACGCGGTGCGCGTTCCCGCTGGGCCGCCCTCGGGGTCCTGTCCACCGGCATGCTGATGACGGTCCTCGACGGCAGCATCGTCACCGTCGCGATGCCCGCCATCCAGAACGACCTGGGGTTCACCCCCGCCGGACTGAGCTGGGTCGTCAACGCCTACCTGATCGCCTTCGGCAGCCTGCTGCTCCTCGCGGGCCGGCTCGGCGACCTCATCGGCCGCAAGCGGATGTATCTGGCCGGGACCGGGGTCTTCACCGGGGCCTCGCTGCTCGCCGGGTTCGCCGGCTCCCCCGAGGTACTGATCGCCGCCCGCTTCCTGCAGGGCCTCGGCAGCGCCATGGCCTCGGCCGTCAGCCTGGGCATCCTGGTGACCCTGTTCACCGAGCCCCGGCAGCGTGCCAAGGCCATCGCCGTCTTCTCCTTCACCGGCGCGGCCGGGGCCTCACTGGGGCAGGTGCTCGGCGGGGTCCTGACCGACGCGCTCGACTGGCACTGGATCTTCTTCATCAACCTGCCCATAGGCCTCGCGGCCCTCGCTCTGGCCCTGCCGGCACTCCCCTCCGACCGAGGGCTGGGACTGCGCGCGGGAGCCGACGTACTCGGCGCCGTCCTGGTCACCGCCGGCCTGATGCTCGGCATCTACTCGGTGGTCGAGGTGGAGCGCTACGGCTGGTCCTCCGCGCACACCCTCGGCCTGGGAACCCTCTCGCTGGCCCTCCTCGCCGGCTTCACCGCCCGCCAGGCCAAGGCCCGCACCCCACTGGTTCCGCTGCGGATCTTCCGCTCCCCCACCGTGGTCGGCGCGAACCTGGTCCAGATGCTGATGGTCGCCGCGCTGTTCTCCTTCCAGATCCTGGTCGCCCTCTACCTCCAGAACGTGCTCGGCTACGGAGCCTCCGCAACGGGCCTGGCGATGCTCCCGGCAGCCGTGGTCATCGGCGCGGTCTCGCTCTTCGCCTCGGCCCCGCTGAACGCCCGCTTCGGCGAACGGCGCGTACTCCTGGCCGGACTCGCCCTGCTCGTGGCGGCCCTGGGCCTGCTGACCCGGCTCCCGGTCCGGGCCGACTACGTCACCGATCTGCTCCCCGTGATGCTGCTGGCCGCCGGCTTCGGCCTGGCCCTGCCCGCCCTCACCGCACTCGGGATGTCCGGCTCCGACGAGCGGGACGCCGGTCTCGCCTCGGGTCTGTTCAACACCACCCAGCAGATCGGCATGGCCCTGGGGGTCGCCGTCCTCTCCACCCTGGCGGCTTCCCGTACCGACTCCCTGCTCGGCACGGGCCACGGACGCGCCGAGTCCCTGACCTCCGGCTACCACCTGGCCTTCGGGATCGGGGCGGCCCTGCTGATCACGGCGCTCGCGGTCACCGCGGTCCTGCTGCGGACCGGCCGCCGCCCGTAA
- a CDS encoding MarR family winged helix-turn-helix transcriptional regulator, translating to MTAMAPAQTEPDLSFLLDHTSHVLRTRMAAALDEIGLTARMHCVLVHALGEERTQIQLAEIGGMDKTTMVVTVDALEKAGLAERRPSSTDRRARVIAVTERGAALAEKSSAIVDRVHADALASLADADREALLRGLNLLVGGDLKTPSESPRPARRARQ from the coding sequence ATGACTGCCATGGCACCCGCCCAGACCGAGCCGGACCTTTCCTTTCTCCTGGACCACACCAGCCACGTCCTGCGCACCCGGATGGCGGCGGCCCTCGACGAGATCGGGCTCACGGCACGTATGCACTGCGTCCTCGTGCACGCGCTGGGCGAGGAGCGGACCCAGATCCAGCTGGCCGAGATCGGGGGCATGGACAAGACGACGATGGTCGTCACCGTCGACGCCCTGGAGAAGGCCGGACTGGCCGAGCGGCGCCCGTCCAGCACGGACCGCCGGGCCCGCGTCATCGCCGTCACCGAGCGGGGCGCGGCCCTCGCCGAGAAGAGCAGCGCCATCGTCGACCGGGTGCACGCCGACGCCCTCGCCTCCCTCGCGGACGCGGACCGTGAGGCCCTGCTGCGCGGACTGAACCTGCTGGTCGGAGGCGATCTGAAGACCCCGTCGGAGAGCCCGCGGCCGGCCCGCCGAGCGCGTCAGTAA
- a CDS encoding LysM peptidoglycan-binding domain-containing protein, translating to MGLFEFLKSDKKKEREAAEKAKEQVEQQAAAAPAAPGGQPSDAGIRYTDPAAATKAAAERMAAAAPPKATPAPPKAAAPAPAPAPAARPAPHTPTPASAAHKAVPAAPKPAPKAQRAYTVRPGDSLSAIARRELGNEGRWRELYAMNKGVIGSNPDMIHPGMKLTLPG from the coding sequence ATGGGACTCTTCGAATTCCTGAAGTCCGACAAGAAGAAGGAACGCGAGGCGGCCGAGAAGGCCAAGGAGCAGGTGGAGCAGCAGGCCGCGGCTGCGCCGGCGGCCCCCGGCGGCCAGCCCTCCGATGCCGGGATCCGGTACACCGACCCCGCGGCGGCCACCAAGGCGGCCGCCGAGCGCATGGCGGCCGCGGCTCCCCCCAAGGCCACCCCCGCACCCCCGAAGGCCGCGGCCCCCGCTCCCGCTCCCGCTCCCGCGGCACGGCCCGCCCCGCACACGCCCACCCCGGCTTCCGCCGCGCACAAGGCGGTGCCTGCGGCCCCGAAGCCCGCGCCCAAGGCGCAGCGCGCGTACACCGTCCGTCCCGGCGACTCGCTCTCCGCGATCGCCCGCCGGGAGCTCGGCAACGAGGGCCGCTGGCGCGAGCTGTACGCCATGAACAAGGGCGTCATCGGCTCCAACCCCGACATGATCCACCCGGGGATGAAGCTCACCCTCCCGGGCTGA
- a CDS encoding DUF5324 family protein: MTRKESVRLAATSARETVRHAAEVVGPYAETAKHTAVQYAHEANERLAPKVSHAAGEAARQARTTYDCHVHPRIKAARSHVPPNVDRAATNAVKQTRLVARQAADYTQPRLESALAAAQPVAEEAASRSTAALAALRGQVSAKEIQKLVRRQERRARTGRLFKGAALVGLLAGGAFAAWKWWDQQSNPDWLVEPPAATELSARDQESPAAYDEELAAKEREAGTDSAADSPPSTLEAEAEAAEDRIDAEDAKRKHR, from the coding sequence GTGACCCGCAAGGAAAGCGTGCGACTGGCAGCGACAAGTGCCAGGGAGACGGTTCGGCACGCAGCGGAAGTGGTGGGTCCGTACGCGGAAACCGCCAAGCACACCGCGGTGCAGTACGCCCACGAAGCGAATGAACGGCTCGCGCCGAAGGTCTCCCACGCGGCGGGCGAGGCTGCCAGACAAGCCCGTACGACCTACGACTGCCACGTCCATCCCCGGATCAAAGCGGCGCGCTCCCACGTGCCGCCGAATGTCGACCGGGCCGCGACCAACGCCGTGAAGCAGACCCGTCTGGTGGCCCGGCAGGCCGCGGACTACACGCAGCCGCGGTTGGAGAGCGCGCTCGCGGCGGCCCAGCCGGTGGCCGAGGAGGCCGCTTCGCGCTCGACGGCGGCCCTGGCGGCGCTGCGCGGGCAGGTCTCCGCCAAGGAGATCCAAAAGCTCGTACGGCGCCAGGAGCGGCGGGCCCGCACGGGCCGGCTGTTCAAGGGCGCCGCACTGGTCGGCCTGCTGGCCGGCGGCGCTTTCGCGGCATGGAAGTGGTGGGACCAGCAGTCGAACCCGGACTGGCTCGTCGAGCCCCCGGCGGCCACCGAGCTGTCGGCGCGCGACCAGGAGTCCCCGGCGGCCTACGACGAAGAGCTGGCGGCCAAGGAGCGCGAGGCGGGGACGGACTCCGCCGCGGATTCGCCGCCCTCGACGCTGGAGGCGGAGGCCGAAGCCGCGGAGGACCGGATCGACGCGGAGGACGCGAAGCGCAAGCACCGCTGA
- a CDS encoding peptidylprolyl isomerase, with translation MAEKLYATLKTNHGDIEIELLPNFAPKTVRNFVELASGAREWTRPTDGQKTTDPLYDGTVFHRVISGFMIQGGDPLGNGTGGPGYQFADEFHPDLAFTKPYLLAMANAGPGTNGSQFFITVAPTAWLTRKHTIFGEITDKSSQKIVDAIAAGATNPRTERPLDDVIIQSVVIEKRETPKG, from the coding sequence GTGGCCGAGAAGCTCTACGCCACCCTGAAGACGAACCACGGCGACATCGAGATCGAGCTTCTGCCGAACTTCGCCCCGAAGACCGTGCGGAACTTCGTGGAGCTCGCCAGCGGAGCCCGCGAGTGGACGCGCCCCACGGACGGGCAGAAGACCACGGACCCGCTCTACGACGGCACCGTCTTCCACCGCGTCATCAGCGGGTTCATGATCCAGGGCGGCGACCCGCTCGGCAACGGCACCGGCGGTCCCGGGTACCAGTTCGCCGACGAGTTCCACCCCGACCTGGCCTTCACCAAGCCCTACCTGCTCGCGATGGCGAACGCCGGCCCGGGGACCAACGGCTCCCAGTTCTTCATCACCGTCGCCCCCACCGCGTGGCTGACGCGCAAGCACACCATCTTCGGCGAGATCACCGACAAGTCCAGCCAGAAGATCGTCGACGCCATCGCCGCGGGCGCCACCAACCCGCGCACCGAGCGCCCCCTCGACGACGTGATCATCCAGTCCGTCGTCATCGAGAAGCGCGAGACGCCGAAGGGCTGA
- a CDS encoding rhomboid family intramembrane serine protease — protein sequence MDTDRLPGCYRHPDRDTGISCTRCERPICPECMISASVGFQCPECVREGSGTGHGPAANVPRTVAGGVVAADPYLVTKILIGINVAVFLAVWVFPRLAIHLELLGRYWEQVGGPPEGVSTGEYYRLMTSAFLHTAPWHILGNMLALWYIGGPLEQALGRARYLTVYLLSALGGSALVYLLTPMNVATLGASGAVFGLLGATVVLARRMRYEMRPLITMAVFMLVLTFVPGLNVSWQAHIGGLVTGVLIGLGLLWPMTGHSARSRKLVQWGTCVAVFLLAAAVIGVRTAELSALT from the coding sequence ATGGACACCGACCGTCTTCCGGGCTGCTACCGCCACCCGGACCGTGACACCGGGATCAGCTGCACGCGCTGCGAGCGGCCGATCTGCCCCGAGTGCATGATCAGCGCCTCGGTCGGCTTCCAGTGCCCCGAGTGCGTCCGAGAAGGTTCTGGGACGGGCCACGGGCCCGCCGCCAACGTCCCGCGCACCGTCGCGGGCGGGGTGGTCGCCGCCGATCCGTACCTGGTCACCAAGATCCTGATCGGGATCAACGTGGCCGTGTTCCTCGCGGTCTGGGTCTTCCCCAGGCTGGCGATCCACCTGGAGCTCCTGGGCAGGTACTGGGAGCAGGTGGGCGGGCCGCCTGAAGGCGTCTCCACCGGCGAGTACTACCGGCTGATGACCTCGGCGTTCCTGCATACCGCGCCATGGCACATCCTCGGCAACATGCTTGCCCTGTGGTACATCGGCGGACCGCTGGAGCAGGCACTCGGCCGGGCCCGCTATCTCACCGTGTACCTGCTGTCGGCCCTCGGTGGCAGCGCCCTGGTCTACCTGCTGACCCCGATGAACGTAGCGACCCTCGGTGCCTCCGGGGCGGTCTTCGGACTGCTCGGTGCCACCGTGGTGCTGGCCCGCCGGATGCGGTACGAGATGCGCCCGCTGATCACCATGGCGGTGTTCATGCTGGTGTTGACCTTCGTGCCAGGGCTGAACGTGTCGTGGCAGGCCCATATCGGTGGCCTGGTCACCGGCGTGTTGATCGGGCTGGGCCTGCTGTGGCCCATGACGGGCCACAGCGCCCGGAGTCGCAAACTCGTCCAGTGGGGCACCTGTGTGGCGGTGTTCCTGCTGGCCGCAGCCGTGATCGGGGTCCGCACGGCCGAACTCTCCGCACTCACCTGA
- the crgA gene encoding cell division protein CrgA gives MPKSRIRKKDDYTPPPTRTPQSIKLTNRNWVAPVMLAFFLIGLAWIVVFYLSETQLPLEALGNWNIVVGFGFIAAGFGVSTQWK, from the coding sequence GTGCCGAAGTCACGTATCCGCAAGAAGGACGACTACACCCCGCCGCCCACGCGGACGCCGCAGTCGATCAAGCTGACGAACCGCAACTGGGTGGCCCCGGTCATGCTGGCGTTCTTCCTGATCGGCCTGGCATGGATCGTCGTCTTCTATCTGTCCGAGACCCAGCTGCCGCTCGAAGCTCTCGGCAATTGGAACATTGTGGTCGGTTTCGGCTTCATTGCGGCAGGCTTCGGCGTCTCCACGCAGTGGAAGTAG
- a CDS encoding DUF881 domain-containing protein yields the protein MSNSDDSSAGPRRRARPVRLLTAAVFALAGLIFVTSFNTSKGTNIRTDASLLKLSDLIHERSQSNLDLEKSTATVRGQVDALAERDNGSTQAEDAKLAALRAASGTEGITGKAVSVTLNDAPPNATARIPNVPEPQPNDLVIHQQDLQAVVNALWQGGAQGIQVMDQRLISTSAVRCVGNTLILQGRVYSPPYKVTAVGDPGALKKALAASPALQNYQLYVNAYGLGWKVDEHKALTLPGYSGTVDLHYAKPLESATP from the coding sequence TTGAGCAATTCCGACGACTCCTCCGCGGGTCCCCGACGCCGTGCCAGACCGGTCCGGCTCCTGACGGCCGCCGTTTTCGCCCTGGCCGGCTTGATCTTCGTCACCAGCTTCAACACTTCCAAGGGTACGAACATCCGGACCGATGCCTCACTCCTGAAACTCTCGGACCTGATCCACGAGCGCAGTCAGAGCAATCTGGATCTGGAGAAGAGCACTGCCACCGTACGCGGTCAAGTCGACGCCCTCGCCGAACGCGACAACGGAAGCACCCAGGCGGAGGACGCCAAACTGGCCGCACTGCGCGCCGCGTCGGGCACCGAGGGGATCACCGGCAAGGCTGTGAGCGTCACCCTGAACGACGCGCCCCCGAACGCCACGGCCCGTATCCCCAACGTCCCCGAACCGCAGCCCAACGACCTGGTCATCCACCAGCAGGACCTCCAGGCCGTCGTGAACGCCCTCTGGCAGGGCGGAGCCCAGGGCATCCAGGTCATGGACCAGCGCCTGATCTCCACCAGCGCCGTGCGCTGCGTCGGCAACACCCTGATCCTCCAGGGCCGGGTGTACTCGCCCCCGTACAAGGTGACGGCGGTCGGCGACCCGGGCGCGTTGAAGAAGGCCCTCGCGGCCTCCCCGGCGCTGCAGAACTACCAGCTGTACGTGAACGCGTACGGGCTCGGCTGGAAAGTCGACGAGCACAAGGCCCTGACACTGCCGGGCTACTCCGGCACAGTGGACCTCCACTATGCGAAGCCGCTGGAGTCCGCCACCCCGTGA
- a CDS encoding class E sortase translates to MRSRWSPPPRDRHVDVPRLLVRTFSEVCLTAGSLIVLFVAYVLLWTGVKADQAMDGEMARMRDRWSAAPAAAAGPAPAASPAPSQAPPAAPRPATHPPGQAFAEMYVPRFGSDWNKPVLEGTGTDLLKKGLGHYAGTAGLGETGNFAVAGHRRTYGDPFKDIPELRPGDAVILKDATTWYTYTVRAEPLRTLPTEVGVVDPVPRRSPFSGPGRYLTLTTCDPEWGHSHRLVVWAELTGTQTLAQGRPEGLER, encoded by the coding sequence ATGCGAAGCCGCTGGAGTCCGCCACCCCGTGACCGTCACGTCGACGTGCCGCGCCTGCTGGTACGGACGTTCAGTGAGGTGTGCTTGACCGCGGGCTCGCTGATCGTGCTCTTCGTGGCCTACGTACTGCTGTGGACCGGGGTCAAGGCCGACCAGGCCATGGACGGTGAGATGGCCCGCATGCGCGACCGCTGGTCGGCGGCGCCCGCGGCCGCCGCCGGGCCCGCGCCGGCCGCTTCCCCGGCACCCTCCCAGGCGCCCCCGGCCGCCCCGCGGCCCGCGACCCACCCCCCGGGCCAGGCCTTCGCCGAGATGTACGTGCCGCGCTTCGGGTCGGACTGGAACAAGCCGGTCCTGGAGGGGACCGGCACGGACCTGCTGAAGAAGGGCCTGGGCCACTACGCCGGCACGGCCGGCCTCGGGGAGACCGGCAACTTCGCGGTGGCCGGACACCGGCGCACGTACGGCGACCCCTTCAAGGACATCCCGGAGCTGCGCCCCGGCGACGCCGTGATCCTCAAGGACGCCACCACCTGGTACACGTACACCGTCCGGGCGGAGCCGCTGCGCACGCTCCCGACGGAGGTCGGCGTGGTCGATCCGGTGCCGCGTCGCTCCCCCTTCAGCGGGCCCGGCCGGTACCTGACCCTGACCACCTGCGATCCGGAATGGGGCCACAGCCACCGCCTCGTGGTCTGGGCCGAGCTGACCGGGACGCAGACCCTCGCACAGGGGAGGCCCGAGGGTTTGGAAAGGTGA
- a CDS encoding aminodeoxychorismate/anthranilate synthase component II, with protein MSARILVVDNYDSFVFNLVQYLYQLGAECEVLRNDEVELAHAQDGFDGVLLSPGPGTPEEAGVCVDMVRHCADTGVPVFGVCLGMQSMAVAYGGVVGRAPELLHGKTSPVVHEGLGVFEGLPSPFTATRYHSLAAEPPTLPDVLEVTARTEDGIIMGLRHREHDVEGVQFHPESVLTEWGHRMLANWLVRCGDAGAVARSVGLAPVVGKAVA; from the coding sequence GTGAGCGCGCGCATTCTGGTTGTCGACAATTACGACAGCTTTGTCTTCAACCTGGTCCAGTACCTCTACCAGCTCGGCGCCGAGTGCGAGGTGCTGCGCAACGACGAGGTCGAGCTCGCCCACGCCCAGGACGGCTTCGACGGCGTCCTGCTGTCCCCCGGCCCGGGGACACCGGAAGAGGCCGGCGTCTGCGTCGACATGGTCCGCCACTGCGCGGACACCGGCGTACCGGTCTTCGGCGTCTGCCTCGGCATGCAGTCGATGGCCGTCGCCTACGGAGGCGTCGTCGGCCGGGCTCCCGAACTGCTGCACGGCAAGACCTCGCCCGTGGTCCACGAGGGCCTCGGCGTCTTCGAGGGACTGCCCTCGCCCTTCACGGCGACCCGGTACCACTCCCTCGCGGCCGAGCCGCCGACCCTCCCGGACGTCCTGGAGGTCACGGCGCGGACCGAGGACGGGATCATCATGGGCCTGCGCCACCGCGAGCACGACGTCGAGGGCGTGCAGTTCCACCCCGAGTCGGTGCTGACCGAGTGGGGCCACCGGATGCTCGCGAACTGGCTGGTGCGCTGCGGCGACGCGGGTGCGGTGGCGCGTTCGGTGGGGCTGGCCCCGGTGGTGGGCAAGGCAGTCGCGTGA
- a CDS encoding class E sortase, with product MTVLAPSAPTEGRAARRRAAQEAAKRTRARGGGRGRRRRRPASGGPVVVVSRVAGELFITLGLVMLLFVGYQLWYTNFLAGRTADDTAGSLLQNWDRNPGGATVPPVAAFEPGQGFAILYIPKLDVKVPVAEGTNKAKVLDRGLVGHYGEEPFRTAMPADPQGNFALAGHRNTHGEPFRYINRLVPGDKIVVETRDAYYTYEMTSQLAQTPPSNVSVIKPVPVGSGFTSPGRYITLTTCTPEFTSTYRMIVWGRMTGERPRSQGAPPELTSP from the coding sequence GTGACCGTGCTCGCGCCGTCCGCGCCCACGGAGGGCAGGGCCGCGCGACGAAGGGCAGCGCAGGAGGCCGCGAAGCGCACGCGTGCGCGGGGCGGGGGCCGGGGCCGGCGGCGCAGGCGCCCTGCCTCGGGCGGGCCGGTCGTGGTCGTCAGCCGCGTCGCCGGGGAGCTGTTCATCACGCTGGGCCTGGTGATGCTGCTCTTCGTGGGCTACCAGCTCTGGTACACGAACTTCCTGGCGGGCCGGACGGCCGATGACACCGCCGGCTCGCTGCTCCAGAACTGGGACCGCAATCCGGGCGGGGCGACCGTCCCGCCCGTGGCGGCGTTCGAGCCGGGTCAGGGCTTCGCGATCCTGTACATCCCGAAGCTGGACGTGAAGGTGCCGGTCGCGGAGGGGACGAACAAGGCGAAGGTCCTCGACAGGGGGCTGGTCGGCCACTACGGCGAGGAGCCGTTCAGGACGGCGATGCCGGCCGACCCGCAGGGCAACTTCGCGCTGGCGGGCCACCGGAACACGCACGGCGAACCGTTCCGCTACATCAACCGGCTGGTGCCGGGGGACAAGATCGTGGTCGAGACCCGGGACGCGTACTACACGTACGAGATGACCTCGCAGCTGGCGCAGACCCCGCCGTCGAACGTGTCGGTCATCAAACCGGTGCCGGTCGGATCGGGCTTCACCTCCCCGGGCCGCTACATCACCTTGACCACGTGCACGCCCGAGTTCACCAGCACCTACCGGATGATCGTATGGGGCAGGATGACCGGTGAACGACCCCGCAGCCAGGGCGCTCCGCCCGAGCTGACCAGCCCGTAG
- a CDS encoding class E sortase gives MSRAAPPPHRSVLAGLLSLLGELLITVGLVLGLFVAYSLWWTNVLADRDASARGDAVRQQWSNPAQAPAPAGSAQPGVLDTQGGIGFLHVPAMKNGEVLVKPGTGSDVLNDGVAGYYTEPVKSALPWDPAGNFTLAAHRDGHGAKFHNIDKLKNGDAVVFETRDTWYVYKVFAELSQTSKYNVDAISQVPKESGRTAPGRYITLTTCTPVYTSKYRYIVWGELVRTEKVDDRRTPPAELR, from the coding sequence GTGTCACGTGCCGCACCGCCCCCGCACCGCAGTGTCCTCGCGGGGCTCCTGAGCCTGCTGGGCGAGCTCCTGATCACGGTGGGTCTGGTGCTCGGCCTGTTCGTGGCGTACTCGCTGTGGTGGACGAACGTCCTCGCGGACCGGGACGCCTCCGCGCGCGGCGACGCGGTGCGCCAGCAGTGGAGCAACCCGGCGCAGGCGCCCGCTCCGGCGGGGTCCGCCCAGCCGGGGGTGCTGGACACCCAGGGCGGTATCGGCTTCCTGCACGTGCCGGCGATGAAGAACGGCGAGGTGCTGGTCAAGCCGGGCACCGGATCGGACGTCCTGAACGACGGCGTCGCCGGGTACTACACGGAGCCGGTGAAGTCGGCGCTGCCGTGGGACCCGGCGGGCAATTTCACGCTGGCGGCGCACCGGGACGGGCACGGGGCCAAGTTCCACAACATCGACAAGCTGAAGAACGGTGACGCGGTCGTCTTCGAGACCCGCGACACCTGGTACGTGTACAAGGTCTTCGCCGAGCTGAGCCAGACGTCGAAGTACAACGTGGACGCGATCAGCCAGGTCCCCAAGGAATCGGGCCGGACGGCGCCGGGGCGGTACATCACGCTGACGACCTGCACGCCCGTGTACACCTCGAAGTACCGCTACATCGTGTGGGGCGAGCTGGTCCGCACGGAGAAGGTCGACGACAGGCGCACCCCGCCCGCGGAGCTCCGCTAG